One window from the genome of Actinomycetota bacterium encodes:
- the cobT gene encoding nicotinate-nucleotide--dimethylbenzimidazole phosphoribosyltransferase: protein MMFKAILFDVGDTLVVAQPAATRVDDLVARPIGRPARDLTALRSAGIRLGAVTNVQVMGEADVRALLATIGVDELLEVVVTSTAVGAEKPDPRGVLHALESLGVGPSEALFVGDEDADAGAAAAAGVAFARVDAATTAADAVRAALTESDGAFAAAAALVGPLDTVAGVAAGEHHDRLTKPRGALGRVETLGVQLAAIAGEEPPPIPAPAAVAVFAGDHGVVARGVTPWPQEVTAQMVGNFVAGGAAINVLARQVGARVTVVDVGVATELDGLAGSPELLRRNVRRGTADLVAGPAMTRAEAIAALDVGAAVATDLVADGARALVTGEMGIGNTTPSATLIAAVTGRSAALVTGRGTGIDDVTLATKVACVEAALARIGPSAAADSVGLLAEVGGLEIAALAGFVVGGASHRVPVVVDGVIALASLLVACEVCPRAVDYAIAGHRSTEPGAAVALAHLGLEPVLDLGLRLGEGSGACLALPIVEAAARILGEMATFDAAGVTDKG, encoded by the coding sequence ATGATGTTCAAGGCGATCCTGTTCGACGTCGGTGACACGCTCGTGGTCGCCCAGCCCGCCGCGACTCGGGTCGACGACCTGGTCGCACGCCCCATCGGCCGGCCCGCCCGTGATCTCACCGCGCTACGAAGTGCGGGTATCCGCTTGGGTGCGGTCACCAACGTGCAGGTCATGGGGGAGGCGGACGTGCGCGCGTTGCTCGCAACGATCGGTGTCGACGAGCTGCTCGAGGTGGTCGTGACTTCGACGGCGGTGGGTGCTGAGAAGCCCGACCCACGCGGGGTCCTCCACGCCCTCGAGTCGCTCGGGGTCGGACCGAGCGAGGCGCTGTTCGTGGGCGACGAGGACGCCGACGCCGGCGCGGCAGCAGCCGCGGGCGTCGCTTTCGCTCGAGTCGACGCGGCAACCACGGCAGCTGACGCGGTGCGCGCCGCGCTGACCGAGAGCGATGGCGCCTTCGCCGCCGCAGCTGCCCTCGTGGGCCCGCTCGACACAGTCGCCGGAGTCGCAGCGGGGGAGCACCACGACCGGCTCACCAAGCCGCGTGGCGCGCTCGGCCGGGTGGAGACCCTCGGCGTGCAGTTGGCGGCGATCGCGGGTGAGGAGCCTCCGCCGATCCCGGCACCGGCGGCGGTGGCGGTGTTCGCCGGCGACCACGGCGTGGTGGCGCGCGGGGTCACACCCTGGCCCCAGGAGGTGACCGCCCAGATGGTCGGCAACTTTGTCGCCGGTGGCGCGGCCATCAACGTCCTCGCCCGTCAGGTCGGCGCCCGCGTCACCGTCGTCGATGTCGGCGTCGCCACCGAGCTCGACGGGCTCGCCGGCTCGCCGGAGCTGCTGCGCCGCAATGTGCGCCGCGGCACCGCCGACCTGGTCGCGGGTCCCGCCATGACGCGGGCGGAGGCCATCGCGGCGCTCGACGTCGGCGCGGCGGTCGCGACCGACCTGGTCGCGGACGGCGCCCGGGCCCTGGTCACGGGAGAGATGGGCATCGGCAACACGACGCCGTCGGCGACGCTCATCGCCGCCGTCACAGGACGTTCCGCGGCGCTGGTGACCGGGAGGGGAACGGGCATCGACGACGTCACCCTCGCGACCAAGGTCGCGTGCGTCGAAGCCGCCCTCGCCCGCATCGGTCCCTCGGCCGCCGCCGACTCCGTCGGTCTGCTCGCCGAGGTCGGTGGTCTCGAGATCGCGGCGCTGGCCGGCTTCGTCGTGGGGGGCGCCAGTCACCGCGTGCCCGTCGTCGTCGACGGCGTCATCGCCCTCGCCTCGCTCCTGGTCGCGTGCGAGGTGTGCCCGCGTGCGGTCGACTACGCCATCGCCGGCCACCGCTCCACCGAGCCCGGCGCGGCCGTCGCGCTCGCCCACCTCGGCCTCGAGCCCGTGCTCGATCTCGGGCTCCGCCTCGGAGAGGGGTCCGGGGCCTGCCTCGCCCTCCCCATCGTGGAGGCGGCCGCTCGCATCCTCGGCGAGATGGCGACGTTCGACGCCGCAGGCGTGACCGACAAGGGATGA
- a CDS encoding ester cyclase: MLDPRQTVVFRWLASGDAGDVDAFDDLLHADAVVHAPLGLSTASAAEEKAVWQDGLKAMPDLRHEVQEVVVDGDVEMARVVVTGTMGAGFAGLEGTGRSFRIDQAVITHLRDGKVIEAWEIADIAALREQVAG; encoded by the coding sequence ATGCTGGACCCTCGGCAGACGGTGGTGTTCCGCTGGCTCGCGTCAGGTGACGCGGGCGACGTCGACGCGTTCGACGACCTGCTCCACGCGGACGCCGTCGTGCACGCGCCGCTTGGGCTCTCAACCGCGAGCGCCGCCGAGGAGAAGGCCGTCTGGCAGGACGGGCTGAAGGCGATGCCCGACCTCCGCCACGAGGTTCAGGAGGTCGTCGTCGACGGCGACGTCGAGATGGCCAGGGTCGTCGTCACCGGCACCATGGGGGCAGGGTTCGCCGGTCTCGAAGGGACCGGCCGCAGCTTTCGGATCGATCAGGCCGTGATCACGCATCTGCGCGACGGCAAGGTGATCGAGGCGTGGGAGATCGCCGACATCGCAGCGCTTCGCGAACAGGTCGCCGGCTGA
- a CDS encoding DNA-3-methyladenine glycosylase I, producing MTPAVAKMARCWGDGDPLFAPYHDEEWGFPVLDERGLFEKLSLEAFQSGMSWRTILTKRPAFRAAFADFDPDTVAAFDETDVKRLLADVGIVRNRRKIEATLANAAATVALRADGKPLDALVRRHVPSPQPPPPASWDDVPSTRPESVALARILKGRGFRFVGPTTLYALMQACGLVNDHLAGCPARALVERARRAAGLAL from the coding sequence ATGACGCCGGCGGTAGCCAAGATGGCGCGCTGCTGGGGGGACGGCGACCCGCTTTTCGCGCCGTACCACGATGAAGAGTGGGGCTTCCCGGTGCTCGACGAGCGCGGGCTGTTCGAGAAACTGAGCCTGGAGGCCTTCCAGTCCGGGATGTCGTGGCGGACGATCCTCACCAAGCGCCCCGCCTTTCGAGCCGCCTTCGCCGACTTCGACCCCGACACCGTCGCCGCCTTCGATGAGACCGATGTCAAGCGCCTGCTCGCCGATGTCGGCATCGTCCGCAACCGAAGAAAGATCGAGGCCACGCTGGCCAACGCCGCGGCCACCGTGGCTCTGCGCGCCGACGGGAAGCCGCTCGATGCGCTGGTGCGGCGGCACGTCCCGAGCCCCCAGCCTCCGCCGCCCGCGAGCTGGGACGATGTGCCCTCGACGCGGCCGGAGTCCGTGGCCCTGGCCCGCATCCTCAAAGGCCGCGGCTTTCGCTTCGTCGGCCCGACCACGCTCTATGCCCTGATGCAGGCCTGCGGCCTAGTGAATGACCACCTAGCGGGCTGCCCGGCCCGTGCGCTGGTGGAGCGGGCCCGCCGGGCCGCCGGCCTAGCTCTCTAG
- a CDS encoding thioredoxin-dependent thiol peroxidase: protein MLKPGDKAPNFTLIDQHGEKFSLSGSLKRTKASHLIYFYPKADTPGCTTQACGLRDIADQVGDTEIIGISPDSPTRQARFDEKYGLGFRLLADEDHAVAEAYGVWGEKSMYGKKFMGIVRSAFLVDAKGKVAEAWYKVSPKDTPTNLLAALDAG, encoded by the coding sequence ATGTTGAAGCCCGGAGACAAGGCACCCAACTTCACTCTGATCGACCAGCACGGCGAGAAGTTCAGCCTCTCCGGCTCGCTCAAGCGCACCAAGGCGTCGCACCTGATCTACTTCTACCCAAAGGCCGACACCCCCGGGTGCACGACGCAGGCGTGCGGGCTGCGCGACATCGCGGACCAGGTCGGCGACACCGAGATCATCGGCATCAGTCCCGATTCCCCCACCCGCCAGGCGCGTTTCGACGAGAAGTACGGGCTTGGGTTCCGCCTGCTCGCCGACGAGGACCACGCCGTCGCCGAGGCGTACGGCGTCTGGGGGGAGAAGAGCATGTACGGCAAGAAGTTCATGGGCATCGTCCGCTCCGCGTTCCTCGTCGACGCCAAAGGCAAGGTCGCCGAGGCGTGGTACAAGGTCTCGCCCAAGGACACACCCACGAACCTGCTCGCCGCGCTCGACGCCGGTTGA
- a CDS encoding pyridine nucleotide-disulfide oxidoreductase, with amino-acid sequence MVDRYDLVIVGMGSGGMVGAEFAATIGVRTAVVERARVGGDCLWTGCVPSKALLASAKAAHVMRTADKYGLPSVVPEVDTELVWKRIRAIQHDVASTDDDPKRYEDMGIDILRGTARLTGPNTLDVDGRTVETRYVLLCTGSRPAVPGIEGLAGTGFITSENLFELERAPESTVMIGGGPIAIEMAQAFTRLGIRTTVLQKGSEILPRDEPDLVQILTARLIDEGVDLRLDVDTERVTVDAGSKTVHGRERGEPASWTAAELLVAVGRRPNIEGLGLEEVGIATGPRGITVDDRMRTNLKSVYASGDVAGRFLFTHAAAYEAVRAIRDMFFPGKGKVRDSVPWCTFTDPELAHAGLTIAEARARFGDDVDVWHLDLAHSDRARADSATEGSIIIVTAKRQKIVGAHILAPSAGEMIHELALAITEELKLNQVAALIHVYPTLCTGIGQLAGEAAFEGAKRLRWLVR; translated from the coding sequence GTGGTCGATCGCTACGACCTCGTCATCGTGGGCATGGGCTCGGGCGGCATGGTCGGCGCGGAGTTCGCGGCCACCATCGGCGTGCGGACCGCGGTCGTCGAGCGGGCTCGGGTCGGCGGCGACTGTCTGTGGACCGGGTGCGTGCCGAGCAAGGCGCTGCTGGCGTCGGCCAAGGCCGCCCACGTCATGCGCACGGCCGACAAGTACGGCCTGCCGTCGGTCGTGCCAGAGGTCGACACCGAGCTGGTGTGGAAGCGCATCCGGGCGATCCAACACGACGTGGCGTCGACCGACGACGACCCGAAGCGCTACGAGGACATGGGCATCGACATCCTGCGGGGGACGGCCCGGCTCACGGGCCCGAACACCCTCGACGTCGACGGGCGCACGGTCGAGACCCGCTACGTGCTGCTGTGCACCGGCAGTCGCCCGGCGGTGCCGGGGATCGAAGGCCTCGCCGGCACGGGCTTCATCACGAGCGAGAACCTCTTCGAGCTCGAGCGGGCACCCGAGAGCACGGTGATGATCGGCGGCGGCCCCATCGCCATCGAGATGGCTCAGGCCTTCACCCGCCTCGGCATCCGCACGACCGTGCTGCAGAAGGGCTCCGAGATCCTTCCGCGCGACGAGCCGGACCTGGTGCAGATCCTCACCGCCAGGCTGATCGACGAGGGGGTCGACCTCCGGCTCGACGTCGACACCGAACGGGTGACGGTGGACGCCGGTTCCAAGACGGTGCACGGCCGCGAGAGGGGTGAGCCCGCGAGCTGGACCGCCGCCGAGCTGCTCGTCGCGGTGGGCCGGCGCCCCAACATCGAGGGCCTCGGCCTCGAAGAGGTCGGCATCGCCACCGGCCCACGCGGCATCACGGTCGACGATCGCATGCGCACCAACCTGAAGTCGGTCTACGCCAGCGGCGACGTCGCCGGCCGCTTCCTCTTCACCCACGCCGCGGCCTACGAGGCGGTGCGCGCCATCCGCGACATGTTCTTCCCGGGCAAGGGCAAGGTGCGCGACTCGGTGCCGTGGTGCACCTTCACCGACCCCGAGCTCGCGCACGCGGGTCTCACCATCGCCGAGGCACGCGCCCGGTTCGGTGACGACGTCGACGTGTGGCACCTCGACCTCGCGCACTCCGATCGCGCCCGGGCAGACAGTGCGACCGAGGGCTCCATCATCATCGTCACGGCCAAGCGCCAGAAGATCGTCGGCGCCCACATCCTGGCTCCGTCAGCGGGGGAGATGATCCACGAGCTCGCGCTCGCCATCACCGAGGAGCTGAAGCTCAATCAGGTGGCCGCCCTCATCCACGTCTACCCGACGCTCTGCACCGGCATCGGACAGCTCGCCGGCGAGGCTGCGTTCGAGGGAGCCAAGCGGCTCCGCTGGCTCGTTCGGTAG
- a CDS encoding serine/threonine protein kinase encodes MRDGTGACAAFARRAAGYARAVATTETGRVIAERYETRQRLGRGGMAEVYAASDRRLHREVAVKLLLPAMAVKPDVRRRFEAEARAAASFTHPNAVAVYDSGDHDGAAFIVMERLPGETLADRLRAGPADPEWVRRLAHDVLGALSAAHAAGIVHRDVKPGNILLTADGSAKIADFGIATSIDADPTSASHLIGTPAYLAPERLDGAPASPRSDLYSLGVVLYEALAGAKPFAGDVPLAVAQSIQEGTHRPLAEVRPEVDAGLAGVVERAMSRDPDARFPSAAAMAAALAVRTDGDDTRVLPVAPVRERRPRWVVLAAVAAIVGAIVLAALIAYDRTRAPARIEPPVATTVVTSPPTSPPVTTPVTTAPRRGAHDKPGKGRGGEGND; translated from the coding sequence ATGCGAGACGGTACCGGTGCCTGCGCTGCGTTCGCACGCCGGGCGGCTGGGTACGCTCGCGCGGTGGCGACCACGGAGACAGGCAGGGTGATCGCGGAGCGATACGAGACCCGACAGCGCCTCGGTCGGGGCGGGATGGCCGAGGTGTACGCCGCCTCCGACCGCCGGCTCCACCGGGAGGTGGCCGTCAAGCTCCTGCTCCCGGCCATGGCGGTCAAGCCCGATGTCCGCCGCCGCTTCGAGGCCGAGGCCCGCGCCGCGGCGTCGTTCACCCATCCGAACGCCGTCGCGGTCTACGACTCGGGCGACCACGACGGCGCCGCGTTCATCGTCATGGAGCGCCTGCCCGGTGAGACGCTCGCCGACCGCTTGCGCGCGGGCCCCGCCGACCCGGAGTGGGTGCGACGGCTGGCGCACGACGTCCTCGGCGCGCTGAGCGCAGCCCACGCCGCGGGCATCGTGCACCGCGACGTGAAGCCGGGGAACATCCTCCTCACTGCCGACGGTTCGGCGAAGATCGCCGACTTCGGGATCGCCACGAGCATCGACGCCGATCCCACCAGCGCGAGCCATCTCATCGGGACACCGGCATACCTCGCACCCGAGCGGCTCGACGGCGCGCCGGCCTCACCGCGATCCGACCTGTACTCGTTGGGCGTCGTGCTCTACGAGGCGCTCGCCGGCGCCAAGCCGTTCGCGGGCGACGTGCCCCTCGCGGTGGCTCAATCGATCCAGGAGGGAACGCATCGTCCACTGGCCGAGGTGCGACCCGAGGTCGACGCGGGCCTCGCCGGCGTGGTCGAGCGGGCGATGTCGCGCGATCCGGACGCACGCTTCCCTTCCGCCGCGGCCATGGCCGCCGCGCTCGCGGTTCGAACCGACGGGGACGACACGCGGGTGCTTCCGGTCGCGCCGGTTCGGGAGCGTCGCCCTCGCTGGGTCGTGCTCGCGGCCGTCGCCGCGATCGTGGGCGCGATCGTGCTCGCCGCACTCATCGCGTACGACCGCACCCGCGCGCCGGCTCGAATCGAACCGCCCGTCGCCACGACGGTCGTGACCTCCCCGCCGACCTCGCCTCCCGTCACCACGCCCGTGACCACCGCGCCGCGCCGCGGGGCTCATGACAAGCCGGGCAAGGGGCGGGGCGGGGAGGGCAACGACTGA
- a CDS encoding beta-lactamase family protein, whose product MADVQGTCHERFGPVRRAFERNFDELGDIGAAVSVHLDGETVVDLWGGVADPATDRAWTRDTAALVFSTTKGLTAVCALLLWQRGELDLDAPVAEVWPEFAAAGKGAVTTRHLLSHQAGLPAFDLPITVEECHDADLVAARLAAQAPTWEPGTAHGYHALTYGWLVGEVVRRVSGRRVGRFLAEEVTGPLGLETWLGLPLELEPRVARLQPMRLDDLAAIQLDERTQALTAALLDPDTLTHRVFFNPPVDLNGEAFNSPALHQAEWPAAGGITTARSLARLYGELACDRLLDPATLDAATTPIVDGPDRVLIVRSSFGLGFALPSEVVRYGPAGRGFGHDGAGGSVGFADRRAGIGFGYVMNQMGISLGVDERVDGLVRAVYAGLGEA is encoded by the coding sequence ATGGCAGACGTCCAGGGCACGTGTCACGAGCGGTTCGGGCCGGTGCGCCGCGCGTTCGAGCGCAACTTCGACGAGCTCGGCGACATCGGCGCGGCGGTGTCGGTTCACCTCGACGGCGAGACGGTCGTCGACCTGTGGGGTGGCGTCGCCGACCCGGCGACGGATCGGGCGTGGACGCGCGACACCGCTGCACTCGTGTTCTCCACCACCAAGGGCCTCACCGCCGTCTGCGCGCTCCTGCTCTGGCAGCGGGGTGAGCTCGATCTCGACGCACCGGTCGCGGAGGTGTGGCCCGAGTTCGCGGCGGCGGGCAAGGGCGCGGTGACCACCCGTCACCTGCTGAGCCACCAAGCCGGTCTGCCCGCGTTCGACCTGCCGATCACCGTCGAGGAGTGCCACGACGCCGACCTCGTCGCAGCACGGCTGGCGGCGCAGGCACCGACTTGGGAGCCCGGCACCGCCCACGGCTATCACGCCCTCACCTACGGATGGCTGGTGGGGGAGGTCGTGCGGCGGGTGAGCGGGCGCCGCGTCGGGCGCTTCCTCGCGGAGGAGGTGACGGGCCCGCTCGGCCTCGAGACCTGGCTGGGCCTGCCGCTCGAGCTCGAGCCACGCGTCGCCCGCCTGCAACCGATGCGCCTCGACGATCTCGCAGCGATCCAGCTCGACGAGCGCACGCAGGCGCTGACCGCCGCGCTGCTCGACCCCGACACGTTGACGCACCGTGTGTTCTTCAACCCGCCCGTCGATCTGAACGGCGAGGCCTTCAACTCACCCGCGCTCCACCAGGCCGAGTGGCCCGCGGCCGGCGGCATCACCACCGCCCGCTCGCTGGCCCGCCTCTACGGTGAGCTGGCGTGCGACCGCCTGCTGGATCCGGCCACGCTCGATGCCGCGACCACCCCGATCGTCGACGGTCCCGACCGGGTGCTGATCGTCCGCTCCTCGTTCGGGCTCGGGTTCGCGCTGCCGTCCGAGGTCGTGCGCTACGGGCCGGCCGGCCGCGGGTTCGGGCACGACGGTGCGGGGGGGTCGGTCGGCTTCGCCGACCGCCGGGCAGGTATCGGCTTCGGCTACGTCATGAACCAGATGGGCATCTCGCTCGGCGTGGACGAGCGGGTGGACGGGCTCGTGCGTGCCGTCTACGCCGGCTTGGGAGAGGCCTGA
- a CDS encoding 4-alpha-glucanotransferase, with protein MSTRASNNRARAARWGVATGYRDASGAWREVPGTTLDAVLEAMGADGEPPAGDEHVRCIGAGEPPPRLDAPARLLTEDGGELDIVDALPPDLPVGYHRLVTHRDDHVTRLIVSPRMCFLPERLHTWGWAVQLYALRSRESWGIGDLDDLGRLARWSRDLGAGMVLVSPLHAPSPGVPQQPSPYYPSSRRFRNLLHLRVDDEQLNETARAMNADRHVDRDAIYRLKVEALERQWGRFSGDAAFDRYVAEQAESLVGYANFCARRERGHADPDRARFHMWVQWSLDHQLEVASRELALVHDLAVGVDPDGADAWVDHHAYANGVSVGAPPDEFNTSGQDWGLRPFDPWRLRAAGYGPFIETVRAGFRHAGGLRVDHVMGLFRLFWVPDGCGPDEGTYVRYPAADLLDILAVESHRARAFVVGEDLGTVEEGVRADLARRRVLSYRLLYFEPGDPGALPENALAAVTTHDLPTLAGLWTGRDLVRQREAGMRANEEGEAQLRARVRSLADVDDDAPVDAVVAGTYRALARAPSALLAATLDDALAVEERPNLPGTTEAGNWSRALPLALDQIEQDERVRGVARALRR; from the coding sequence TTGAGCACGAGAGCCTCGAACAACAGAGCCCGGGCGGCGCGGTGGGGAGTGGCGACGGGCTACCGCGACGCGTCCGGTGCATGGCGTGAGGTGCCGGGCACCACGCTCGATGCCGTGCTCGAGGCGATGGGCGCCGACGGTGAGCCGCCCGCGGGCGACGAACACGTGCGGTGCATCGGGGCGGGCGAGCCGCCGCCGCGGCTCGACGCGCCGGCCCGGCTGCTCACGGAGGACGGCGGCGAGCTCGACATCGTCGACGCGCTGCCCCCCGACCTGCCCGTCGGCTACCACCGGCTCGTCACGCACCGCGACGACCACGTCACCCGCCTCATCGTGAGCCCGCGCATGTGCTTCCTGCCCGAGCGCCTCCACACGTGGGGTTGGGCGGTGCAGCTCTACGCCCTGCGCTCGCGGGAGAGCTGGGGGATCGGCGACCTCGACGATCTCGGGCGACTGGCGCGCTGGTCGCGCGATCTCGGGGCGGGCATGGTGCTGGTGAGCCCGCTGCACGCGCCATCGCCCGGTGTGCCGCAGCAGCCGAGCCCCTACTACCCGAGCAGCCGGCGCTTCCGGAACCTGCTGCACCTGCGCGTCGACGACGAGCAGCTCAACGAGACGGCTCGGGCGATGAACGCGGACCGCCACGTCGACCGCGACGCGATCTACCGACTGAAGGTCGAGGCGCTCGAACGCCAATGGGGCCGCTTCTCCGGTGATGCAGCCTTCGACCGTTACGTCGCCGAGCAGGCCGAGTCCCTCGTGGGCTACGCGAACTTCTGCGCCCGACGAGAGCGTGGGCACGCCGATCCCGATCGCGCGCGGTTCCACATGTGGGTGCAATGGTCGCTCGACCACCAACTCGAGGTCGCGTCGCGCGAGCTCGCGCTGGTGCACGACCTCGCCGTGGGTGTCGACCCCGACGGAGCCGACGCGTGGGTCGACCATCACGCGTACGCGAACGGCGTCTCGGTCGGGGCCCCGCCCGACGAGTTCAACACCAGTGGCCAGGACTGGGGGCTGCGCCCGTTCGACCCGTGGCGACTGCGCGCCGCCGGCTACGGGCCGTTCATCGAGACCGTGCGCGCCGGGTTCCGGCACGCCGGAGGGCTGCGCGTCGACCATGTCATGGGCCTGTTCCGCCTCTTCTGGGTGCCCGATGGGTGCGGGCCCGACGAAGGCACCTATGTGCGGTACCCCGCCGCCGACCTGCTCGACATCCTCGCGGTCGAGAGCCATCGGGCCCGGGCCTTCGTCGTGGGTGAGGACCTCGGGACGGTGGAGGAGGGCGTGCGCGCCGACCTGGCTCGGCGCCGCGTGCTGTCGTACCGGTTGCTCTACTTCGAGCCCGGCGACCCGGGCGCGCTACCGGAGAACGCGCTGGCGGCGGTGACGACGCACGACCTCCCGACGCTCGCCGGGCTGTGGACGGGGCGCGACCTCGTCCGCCAAAGGGAGGCCGGCATGCGTGCCAACGAGGAGGGCGAGGCACAGCTGCGCGCGCGCGTTCGGTCGCTGGCGGACGTGGACGACGACGCGCCGGTCGACGCCGTGGTGGCGGGCACCTACCGCGCGCTCGCCCGTGCCCCGTCGGCGCTGTTGGCGGCGACGCTCGACGACGCGCTGGCCGTCGAGGAGCGGCCCAACCTTCCCGGCACCACCGAAGCCGGCAACTGGTCGAGGGCACTTCCCCTCGCGCTCGACCAGATCGAGCAGGACGAGCGCGTGCGTGGAGTCGCCCGGGCGCTCAGGCGCTGA
- a CDS encoding EamA/RhaT family transporter: MRRLMVLAFIWGWSFLFIKVAVRGMTPATVACLRVALGAGVLLVVLRARRTALPPRSERAQWRHFVVLAVTYNAVPFTLLAWAEQHISSALAAVLNASTPLFAAMLTAALLGERLTRAQLAGLLLGFVGVGVAAGVGSGDVTGSSLWGELAVVGVSACYGFGFTYAQRHVADIEPVVIAGGQLLVATVILLPVAAVTTAAQGFELTPTRALSIVLLGVVGTGIAYLVNYRSIAELGSTKASVVTYLVPVVAVAVGVVFLNEAFEVGLVVGGALTIVGIAMVHGRLLPARAGGVPSNVQH, encoded by the coding sequence GTGCGGCGCCTGATGGTCCTCGCCTTCATCTGGGGATGGTCGTTCCTGTTCATCAAGGTGGCCGTGCGGGGAATGACGCCGGCCACGGTGGCGTGTCTCCGCGTCGCCCTCGGTGCCGGGGTCCTGCTGGTGGTGCTGCGCGCCCGCCGAACCGCGCTGCCACCACGGTCCGAACGCGCCCAGTGGCGACACTTCGTGGTGCTCGCGGTCACGTACAACGCGGTGCCCTTCACGCTGCTCGCCTGGGCCGAACAGCACATCTCGTCTGCCCTCGCGGCGGTGCTCAACGCGTCCACCCCCCTGTTCGCGGCGATGCTGACGGCAGCGCTGCTCGGTGAGCGCCTGACGCGCGCGCAGCTCGCAGGGCTCCTGCTGGGCTTCGTCGGCGTCGGCGTGGCCGCGGGCGTCGGGAGCGGCGACGTCACCGGGTCGTCGCTCTGGGGCGAGCTGGCCGTCGTCGGCGTCTCCGCGTGTTACGGCTTCGGCTTCACCTACGCGCAACGCCACGTCGCCGACATCGAGCCCGTCGTCATCGCCGGCGGCCAGCTGCTGGTGGCGACGGTGATCCTGCTCCCGGTCGCTGCAGTCACGACGGCGGCTCAGGGTTTCGAGCTGACGCCGACGCGCGCGCTCAGCATCGTTCTGCTCGGCGTCGTCGGCACGGGCATCGCCTATCTCGTCAACTACCGGTCGATCGCCGAGCTCGGCTCCACCAAGGCGTCGGTGGTCACCTACCTCGTGCCCGTCGTGGCCGTGGCCGTCGGCGTGGTGTTCCTGAACGAGGCGTTCGAGGTCGGGCTCGTGGTGGGCGGCGCGCTCACGATCGTGGGGATCGCCATGGTGCACGGGCGGCTGTTGCCCGCGCGCGCCGGTGGCGTGCCGTCGAACGTCCAGCATTGA
- a CDS encoding response regulator gives MLTRWRVSARPSCRRSPSSSDPRTSCSTGSSQSRSSATEGANDLAVRVVIAEDEAIIRLDLKEILEEEGYEVVGETGRGDEAVELVKQLEADLAILDIKMPGLDGLEAAREISGERRAAVVILTAFSQRDLIEQARDAGAVAYLVKPFQKHDLLPAIEVALGRFEESKALHREVASLEEQLATRKVVDRAKGMLMDRYGLSENDAFAFIQKTAMRERVTMKIVAQRIIDGELHP, from the coding sequence ATGCTGACGCGATGGCGCGTGAGCGCGCGGCCATCCTGTCGTCGATCGCCGAGCTCGAGCGATCCCAGGACGAGCTGCTCGACCGGCTCGTCGCAGAGTCGAAGTAGCGCGACCGAAGGAGCGAACGACTTGGCCGTGCGCGTCGTCATCGCGGAGGACGAAGCCATCATCCGCCTCGACCTCAAGGAGATCCTCGAGGAGGAGGGCTACGAGGTCGTGGGCGAGACCGGCCGGGGCGACGAGGCGGTCGAGCTGGTCAAGCAGCTCGAGGCCGACCTCGCGATCCTCGACATCAAGATGCCCGGGCTCGACGGGCTGGAGGCCGCCCGGGAGATCTCGGGCGAACGCCGGGCCGCGGTTGTCATCCTCACCGCCTTCAGCCAGCGTGACCTCATCGAGCAGGCACGCGATGCGGGCGCGGTCGCCTACCTCGTGAAGCCGTTCCAGAAGCACGACCTGCTGCCGGCCATCGAGGTCGCGCTCGGACGGTTCGAGGAGAGCAAGGCCCTCCACCGCGAGGTCGCGAGCCTCGAGGAGCAGCTCGCGACGCGCAAGGTCGTCGACCGGGCGAAGGGGATGCTGATGGACCGCTACGGGCTGTCGGAGAACGACGCCTTTGCGTTCATTCAGAAGACCGCCATGCGCGAGCGGGTGACGATGAAGATCGTCGCCCAGCGCATCATCGACGGCGAGCTGCACCCCTAG